Proteins from a single region of Juglans microcarpa x Juglans regia isolate MS1-56 chromosome 5S, Jm3101_v1.0, whole genome shotgun sequence:
- the LOC121266767 gene encoding LOW QUALITY PROTEIN: TSL-kinase interacting protein 1-like (The sequence of the model RefSeq protein was modified relative to this genomic sequence to represent the inferred CDS: inserted 1 base in 1 codon), which translates to MQTELQVSLDSESHLHPENILVQDRDPDVTPSAANHVTTNYPAKRPTRQWAAWTRQEEESFFTALRQVGKNFEKITHRVQSKNKDQVRHYYYRLVRRMNKLLGPGLCLDAKDSKDTNAAMLRWWSLLEKYSCKASKLRLKPRRFKIFIEALEHQLLKDRRKNVKKRPSQVENCPLAAPSTVPNQSRASGQDACMVKLVLVDSQNIQKLGSGKTSLKRNINVGVNRTNDKGETTTMKPGRQRRKPAAYKKWEKAAIAGVSLVADAAEHLERTATDKEVENDSGQKDSNPVSKVLPPLPTYSHNLFVENNILTSMKLKLQLFPIDDGTRRALEMDKHNPHLELTLSSRKKISSVLEHLNRKWGNSSVASGELMLFPYSVQGENLMDCPRWMQDSIVSAADVYAMLGRPQVFRLRYGWFSDTELGSAVLQPPSASCCIPAENIMNNDNIKITDSPPISVPSTIDRTLVLYENQPASTNQNHALPPSSNYLPREMAPSNKLVESSDLAANISWCRKEAGDGTIMRQFEDVDDLKFGTGPALTAGDWADTLTNISIGDLLSGISHDIDVNCIDPHVAKSSQCLQQVPFSCDSFDAAVAAHISKHQDKMGFQPTLTSHASSIWDAEETCDAFSYKKNSVFCRVDPILSRVTSPRSCKQTTRTSLEGTDCLLEESPEVEEPVESPAEDAIDETQSCTHILDTSTKDFSTLADIYWPDSLGPLDLDKPSSKYHSEDLILSDSLGGLNRLIASSLDAFQNCSFFGLDKXEPASVVEAQEVRFISKLAAEFELFFWGILRIIIFSLPDLRVASERGLCRPV; encoded by the exons ATGCAGACCGAGTTACAGGTCTCTTTGGACTCTGAGTCCCACCTTCATCCAGAGAATATTTTGGTTCAGGACAGAGATCCTGATGTGACCCCATCTGCTGCAAATCATGTCACAACAAATTACCCTG CAAAAAGACCAACAAGACAATGGGCTGCTTGGACACGTCAAGAGGAGGAAAGTTTCTTCACTGCATTACGACAAGTTGGCAAG aattttgagaaaatcaCACACCGTGTTCAAAGTAAAAACAAAGATCAG GTTAGACACTATTACTACCGACTTGTGAGACGAATGAATAAGCTGCTTGGCCCAGGGCTGTGTCTGGATGCCAAGGACTCTAAAGATACTAATGCTGCAATGCTTCGATG GTGGTCCTTATTGGAAAAGTATAGCTGCAAAGCCTCAAAGCTTCGCTTGAAGCCCCGAAGATTTAAGATATTTATAGAAGCCTTG GAGCACCAACTCTTGAAAGATCGGAGGAAGAACGTAAAGAAGCGACCTTCCCAGGTGGAGAACTGTCCACTTGCTGCTCCAAGCACTGTTCCAAATCAGAGTAGAGCATCAGGACAAGATGCTTGCATGGTTAAACTTGTTCTTGTGGATAGTCAAAACATTCAAAAATTAGGTTCTGGAAAAACATCCTTGAAGCGCAATATCAATGTAGGTGTTAACCGTACTAACGACAAAGGAGAGACTACTACTATGAAACCTGGAAGGCAACGGCGGAAACCAG CTGCATATAAAAAATGGGAAAAGGCTGCGATTGCTGGGGTTTCTTTGGTTGCTGATGCTGCTGAGCATTTGGAACGGACAGCTACTGATAAAGAGGTTGAAAATGACTCAG GTCAAAAGGATTCCAATCCTGTCAGCAAAGTTCTACCTCCTTTGCCTACTTATTCCCACAATCTTTTTGTTGAGAACAATATTCTCACTTCTATGAAACTCAAGCTCCAGTTGTTTCCAATTGATGATGGTACTAGGAGGGCCCTGGAAATG GATAAGCATAATCCACACCTAGAGCTCACTCTTAGTTCTCGGAAGAAGATATCATCAGTTTTAGAACATCTAAATCGCAAATGGGGAAACTCGAGTGTAGCCTCTGGAGAGCTAATGCTTTTCCCTTATAGTGTTCAAGGGGAAAACCTGATGGATTGTCCGAGGTGGATGCAGGACTCAATTGTTAGTGCCGCAGATGTATATGCAATGCTAGGAAGGCCTCAAGTTTTCCGTTTAAG GTATGGTTGGTTTTCTGATACAGAGCTTGGATCTGCTGTATTGCAACCACCTTCTGCATCCTGCTGCATTCCGGCGGAAAATATCATGAACAACGACAATATAAAGATCACAGATTCACCACCCATCTCTGTGCCATCAACTATTGATCGGACTTTGGTTCTCTACGAGAATCAACCAGCTTCAAcaaatcagaatcatgctctaCCTCCCAGCTCAAATTATTTGCCCCGTGAGATGGCTCCAAGCAATAAACTTGTTGAGTCCTCTGATCTTGCAGCAAATATATCATGGTGCCGAAAGGAGGCTGGTGATGGAACTATCATGAGACAATTTGAAGATGTG GATGACCTGAAATTTGGCACTGGACCTGCACTGACAGCTGGGGACTGGGCTGATACCCTTACCAACATAAGCATTGGTGATCTACTTTCAGGAATTTCTCATGATATTGATGTTAATTGCATTGACCCACATGTTGCCAAAAGCTCTCAATGCCTTCAGCAGGTTCCATTCAGTTGTGACTCTTTTGATGCTGCTGTTGCTGCTCACATATCTAAGCATCAGGACAAGATGGGATTTCAACCAACTTTGACATCCCATGCATCTTCCATCTGGGATGCTGAAGAAACGTGTGATGCCTTCTCATATAAAAAGAACTCTGTTTTTTGTCGCGTGGATCCAATTTTATCCAGAGTTACTTCTCCAAGGTCCTGCAAGCAGACCACTAGAACGAGCTTGGAGGGTACTGATTGTTTGCTTGAG GAGTCACCTGAAGTGGAGGAACCTGTGGAAAGCCCTGCAGAAGACGCCATCGATGAAACTCAGTCTTGTACACATATTTTAGATACTTCGACAAAGGATTTCAGCACATTAGCAGATATATACTGG CCTGATTCTTTAGGACCACTAGATTTGGATAAACCGTCTTCTAAATACCATAGTGAAGATTTAATTCTGAGCGATAGCCTTGGCGGTTTGAACCGTCTGATAGCCAGCAGTCTGGATGCATTCCAAAATTGCTCATTTTTTGGATTGGACA AAGAACCAGCATCAGTAGTTGAGGCTCAAGAAGTTCGTTTCATTTCAAAGTTGGCAGCGGAATTTGAGCTTTTTTTCTGGGGTATACTGAGGATAATCATTTTCAGTCTTCCTGACTTAAGAGTTGCATCTGAAAGGGGGCTGTGCAGGCCGGTATAA
- the LOC121266768 gene encoding LOW QUALITY PROTEIN: TSL-kinase interacting protein 1 (The sequence of the model RefSeq protein was modified relative to this genomic sequence to represent the inferred CDS: inserted 2 bases in 2 codons): protein MQTELQVTLHSESHLHPENISVQDRDPNVTPSTANHVSTKNPAKRPTRQWAAWTRQEEESFFTALRQVGKNFEKITHRVQSKNKDQVRHYYYRLVRRMNKLLDPELCLDAKNSKDTNAAMLRWWSLLEKYSCKASKLHLKPRRLKIFIEALEHQLLKDRRKNIKKRPSXGENCPPAAPSTVPNQSRASAQDARMVKLVLVDSQNIQKLGSGKTSMKRNINVGVNRTNNKGDTTTMKPGRQRRKPAGVFSSAAYKKWEKAAIAGVSLVADAAEHLERTATDKVVENDPGSNPVSTVLPPLPTFSHNLFVENNTLTSMKLKLQLFPIDDGTRRALEMDKHNPHLELTLSTRKKISSVLEHLNRKWGNSSVASGELMLFPYSVQGENLMDCPRWTQDSIVSAADVYAMLGRPTFFRLRYGWFSDTELGSAVLQAHSASCCIPGEHIMNNDNIKVTDSAPISVASTIDQTLDLYEDQPAVVNQNHALPPSSTYVSREMNKWTCLAPSNNRVESSDLAANTSWCRKEAGDGTIMRQSEDVDDLRFGTGPALTAGDWADTLTNISIGDLLSGVSHDTDVNCIDPPVAESSQCLQQVPFSCDSFDAAIAAHISKHQDKMGYQPTLPSHASSIWDAEETCDAFSYKKNSVFCREDPILSRVSSPGSCKQTTRTSLEGTDCLLEEPEVEEPVESPAEDPIKETHQSCTHIVDNSAKDISTLADIYWPDSLGPLDLDKPSSKYHSEDLILSDSLGGLNRLIASSLDAFQNCSFFGLDKXEPASIVEAREAASFSSIKVGNGI, encoded by the exons ATGCAGACAGAGTTACAGGTCACTTTGCACTCTGAGTCCCACCTTCATCCAGAGAATATATCTGTTCAGGACAGAGATCCTAATGTGACCCCATCCACTGCAAATCATGTCTCAACAAAGAACCCTG CAAAAAGACCAACACGGCAATGGGCTGCTTGGACACGTCAAGAGGAGGAAAGTTTCTTCACTGCATTACGACAAGTTGGCAAG aattttgagaaaatcaCACACCGTGTCCAAAGTAAAAACAAAGATCAG GTTAGACACTATTACTACCGACTTGTGAGACGTATGAATAAATTGCTCGACCCAGAGCTGTGTCTGGATGCCAAGAACTCTAAAGATACTAATGCTGCGATGCTTCGATG GTGGTCCTTATTGGAAAAGTATAGTTGCAAAGCCTCAAAGCTTCACTTGAAGCCCCGAAGATTGAAGATATTTATAGAAGCCTTG GAGCACCAACTCTTGAAAGATCGGAGGAAGAACATAAAGAAGCGACCTT CAGGGGAGAACTGTCCACCTGCTGCTCCAAGCACTGTACCAAATCAGAGTAGAGCATCGGCACAAGATGCTCGCATGGTTAAACTTGTTCTCGTGGATAGTCAAAACATTCAAAAATTAGGTTCTGGAAAAACATCAATGAAGCGCAATATCAATGTAGGTGTTAACCGTACTAATAACAAAGGAGATACTACTACTATGAAACCAGGAAGGCAACGGCGGAAACCAG CGGGTGTCTTCTCATCAGCTGCATATAAAAAATGGGAAAAGGCTGCAATTGCTGGGGTCTCTTTGGTTGCTGATGCTGCTGAGCATTTGGAACGGACAGCTACTGATAAAGTGGTTGAAAATGACCCAG GCTCCAATCCTGTCAGCACAGTTCTGCCTCCTTTGCCTACTTTTTCTCACAATCTTTTTGTTGAGAACAATACTCTGACTTCTATGAAACTCAAGCTCCAGTTGTTTCCAATTGATGATGGTACTCGGAGGGCCCTGGAAATG GATAAGCATAATCCACACCTAGAGCTCACTCTGAGTACTCGGAAGAAGATATCATCAGTTTTAGAACATCTAAATCGCAAATGGGGAAACTCGAGTGTTGCCTCTGGAGAGCTAATGCTTTTCCCTTATAGTGTTCAAGGGGAAAACCTGATGGATTGTCCAAGGTGGACACAGGACTCTATTGTTAGTGCCGCAGATGTATATGCAATGCTAGGAAGGCCTACATTTTTCCGTTTAAG GTATGGTTGGTTTTCTGATACAGAGCTTGGATCTGCTGTATTGCAAGCACATTCTGCATCCTGCTGCATTCCGGGAGAACATATCATGAACAATGACAATATAAAGGTCACAGATTCAGCACCCATCTCCGTGGCATCAACTATTGATCAAACTTTGGATCTCTATGAGGATCAACCAGCTGTTgtgaatcagaatcatgctcttCCTCCCAGCTCAACTTATGTGTCCCGTGAGATGAATAAGTGGACTTGCTTGGCTCCTAGCAATAACCGTGTTGAGTCCTCTGATCTTGCAGCAAATACATCATGGTGCCGAAAGGAGGCTGGTGATGGAACTATCATGAGACAATCTGAAGATGTG GATGACCTGAGATTTGGTACTGGGCCTGCACTGACGGCTGGGGACTGGGCTGATACCCTTACCAACATAAGCATTGGTGATCTACTTTCAGGAGTTTCTCATGATACTGATGTTAATTGCATTGACCCACCTGTCGCCGAAAGCTCCCAATGCCTTCAGCAGGTTCCATTCAGTTGCGACTCTTTTGATGCTGCTATTGCTGCTCACATATCTAAGCATCAGGACAAGATGGGATATCAACCAACTTTGCCATCCCATGCATCTTCCATCTGGGATGCTGAAGAAACTTGCGATGCCTTCTCCTATAAAAAGAACTCTGTTTTTTGTCGGGAGGATCCAATTTTATCCAGAGTTTCTTCTCCAGGCTCCTGCAAGCAGACTACTAGAACGAGCTTGGAGGGTACTGATTGTTTGCTTGAG GAACCTGAAGTGGAGGAACCTGTGGAAAGCCCTGCAGAAGACCCCATCAAAGAAACTCATCAGTCTTGTACGCATATTGTAGATAATTCAGCAAAGGATATCAGCACATTAGCAGATATATACTGG CCTGATTCTTTAGGACCGCTAGATTTGGATAAACCGTCTTCTAAATACCATAGTGAAGATTTAATTCTAAGTGATAGCCTTGGCGGTTTGAACCGTCTGATAGCCAGCAGTCTGGATGCGTTCCAAAATTGCTCATTTTTTGGATTGGACA AAGAACCAGCATCAATAGTTGAGGCTAGAGAAGCTGCCTCATTTTCAAGTATCAAAGTTGGCAACGGGATTTGA